Proteins encoded by one window of Winogradskyella sp. PG-2:
- a CDS encoding cob(I)yrinic acid a,c-diamide adenosyltransferase, translating to MKVYTKTGDKGTTALFGGTRVPKHHIRIESYGTIDELNSHIGLIRDQDIEQLYKNTLMEIQNRLFTVGAILATDPEKATLKNGKARLNIPKISNEDIERLEKEMDLMEDSLPQMTHFVLPGGHQAVSFCHIARTVCRRAERLATHLNDLEPFQPETLMYINRLSDYLFVLARKLSNDLQAEEIKWIPKKES from the coding sequence ATGAAAGTATACACAAAAACAGGAGACAAAGGCACCACTGCTCTATTTGGTGGAACTCGTGTTCCTAAGCACCATATAAGAATAGAAAGTTACGGTACAATTGATGAGCTCAATTCTCATATTGGACTCATTAGAGATCAAGACATTGAACAGTTATACAAAAATACTTTAATGGAAATCCAAAATCGACTATTTACTGTTGGTGCTATACTAGCCACAGACCCAGAAAAAGCGACTTTAAAAAATGGTAAAGCAAGATTGAATATTCCTAAAATATCTAACGAAGATATTGAGCGGCTAGAAAAGGAAATGGATCTTATGGAAGATAGCTTACCTCAGATGACGCACTTTGTTTTACCTGGTGGTCATCAAGCGGTGTCATTCTGTCACATTGCACGTACAGTATGCCGTAGAGCCGAGCGTTTAGCGACACATCTTAATGATTTAGAACCATTTCAACCTGAGACTTTAATGTATATTAATAGACTTTCTGACTACCTTTTTGTGTTGGCACGGAAGTTGTCCAATGATTTACAAGCTGAAGAGATAAAATGGATTCCTAAGAAAGAATCATAG
- the secA gene encoding preprotein translocase subunit SecA: MGILDKVLKVFVGDKSKQDVSAITPIVDKIKTFEGALEALSHDELRAKTIEFKEKIAEARKPLQDQKEELLAKAEVTEDIDDREDIYLEVDKLEDDIYEVTEGVLNDILPEAFAVVKETAKRFVHNTEIPVTANAFDREVSGDNDYVTLDGDQAIWSNSWDAAGKPITWDMIHYDVQLIGGVAMHQGKIAEMQTGEGKTLVATLPVYLNALTGRGVHLVTVNDYLAKRDSAWMAPIFQFHGMSIDCIDYHTPNSDARRKAYNADITYGTNNEFGFDYLRDNMAHAPEDLVQRPHHYAIVDEIDSVLVDDARTPLIISGPVPKGDEHEFDALKPKVQQIEAVQRKYLVGVLAEAKKLIAAGDTKEGGFQLLRAFRGIPKNKALIKFLSEEGVKQLLQKTENFYMQDNNREMPKVDAELYYVIDEKNNQVELSDKGVEFLSGEDNPNFFVMPEMGMEIAKIEDQGLSSEAEAELKEVLFRDFNVKSERIHTLNQLLKAYALFEKDNQYVVMDNKVMIVDEQTGRIMDGRRYSDGLHQAIEAKENVKIEAATQTFATVTLQNYFRMYRKLSGMTGTAVTEAGEFWEIYKLDVVEIPTNRPIARDDRDDLVYKTKREKYNAVIDEVTELSQAGRPVLIGTTNVEISELLGKMLSIRKIEHNVLNAKQHKREADIVAQAGNAGQVTIATNMAGRGTDIKLSDEVKAAGGLAIVGTERHDSRRVDRQLRGRAGRQGDPGSSQFYVSLEDNLMRLFGSERIAKMMDKMGLKEGEVIQHGMISKSIERAQKKVEENQFGVRKRLLEYDDVMNAQREVVYKRRRNALEGERLRVDLANMIFDTSEGIAMNNKGANDYKNFEFELIRYFSMASPISEADFGKMSEQEIAGVIYKEAFKHYREKMQRAADLAFPVIENVYNTQRDKFKRIVVPFTDGVKNLQVVTDLEKAFETKGKQLINDFEKNITLAIVDDAWKTHLRKMDELKQSVQLAVHEQKDPLLIYKFESFELFKAMIDQVNKDVISFLFKGEIPQETASNIQEAKRRKQEKLETQKDEIPNMDERASQSRQAGANASRQQQVVETIVREQPKIGRNDRVTIKHVMSGENKTVKYKQAIPLIDKGEWVLVND; this comes from the coding sequence ATGGGCATATTAGATAAAGTACTTAAAGTGTTTGTTGGAGATAAATCCAAACAAGACGTAAGTGCTATAACACCAATTGTAGATAAAATAAAAACTTTTGAAGGAGCACTTGAAGCCTTGTCACACGACGAACTAAGAGCAAAGACTATTGAGTTTAAAGAGAAAATTGCTGAAGCAAGAAAGCCACTTCAAGACCAAAAAGAAGAACTTCTAGCCAAAGCAGAAGTCACTGAAGATATAGATGATCGTGAAGACATCTATTTGGAAGTTGATAAACTTGAAGATGACATTTACGAAGTCACAGAAGGTGTTTTAAACGATATTCTACCAGAAGCCTTTGCTGTAGTTAAAGAAACAGCAAAACGTTTTGTACATAATACCGAAATTCCTGTGACTGCCAATGCATTTGATAGAGAAGTTTCTGGAGACAATGATTATGTAACTTTAGATGGTGATCAAGCGATTTGGTCAAACTCTTGGGATGCTGCAGGTAAGCCAATTACTTGGGATATGATTCATTACGATGTTCAGTTAATTGGAGGTGTAGCGATGCACCAAGGTAAAATTGCAGAGATGCAAACTGGTGAAGGTAAAACCCTTGTAGCGACGCTTCCTGTTTATTTAAATGCCTTAACTGGTAGAGGAGTTCACTTAGTAACTGTAAATGATTACTTAGCAAAGCGAGATAGTGCTTGGATGGCTCCAATATTTCAGTTTCATGGAATGAGTATCGATTGTATCGATTACCACACGCCAAACTCTGACGCAAGACGTAAAGCATATAATGCAGATATTACATACGGTACAAATAATGAATTTGGTTTCGATTATTTACGTGATAATATGGCTCATGCACCTGAAGATTTAGTGCAACGTCCACACCATTATGCTATTGTCGATGAGATAGATTCTGTATTAGTCGATGATGCACGTACACCATTAATTATTTCTGGTCCTGTACCAAAAGGAGATGAGCACGAGTTTGATGCTTTAAAACCTAAAGTGCAACAAATAGAAGCTGTACAACGTAAATATTTAGTAGGTGTTTTGGCCGAAGCTAAAAAGTTAATTGCAGCTGGTGATACTAAAGAAGGAGGTTTTCAATTATTAAGAGCATTTAGAGGTATTCCTAAGAATAAAGCATTAATTAAGTTTTTATCCGAAGAAGGAGTTAAACAATTACTTCAAAAAACGGAAAACTTCTACATGCAAGACAACAATAGAGAAATGCCTAAAGTAGATGCAGAGCTCTATTACGTTATAGATGAAAAAAACAATCAGGTAGAATTATCTGATAAAGGTGTTGAATTCTTATCTGGTGAAGACAATCCAAATTTCTTTGTCATGCCAGAAATGGGGATGGAAATTGCTAAGATTGAAGATCAAGGTTTATCCTCTGAGGCAGAAGCGGAACTTAAAGAAGTATTGTTTAGAGATTTCAATGTGAAGTCAGAGCGTATCCACACACTCAACCAATTATTAAAAGCTTACGCTTTATTCGAAAAAGACAATCAATACGTTGTTATGGACAATAAAGTAATGATTGTAGATGAACAAACTGGTCGTATAATGGATGGTCGCCGTTATTCTGACGGATTACACCAAGCGATTGAAGCTAAGGAAAACGTAAAGATTGAAGCTGCTACACAAACTTTTGCGACGGTTACGTTACAGAACTATTTCAGAATGTATCGTAAACTGTCCGGTATGACAGGTACTGCGGTCACTGAAGCTGGTGAATTCTGGGAAATCTATAAATTAGATGTGGTAGAAATTCCTACCAATAGACCAATTGCTAGAGATGATAGAGACGATTTAGTGTACAAAACTAAGCGCGAAAAATACAATGCTGTAATTGACGAAGTTACAGAATTATCACAAGCAGGTAGACCAGTTCTTATTGGTACAACCAATGTAGAGATTTCTGAACTTTTAGGTAAGATGTTGAGCATTCGTAAAATAGAGCACAATGTCTTAAATGCAAAACAACACAAAAGAGAAGCTGATATTGTCGCTCAGGCAGGTAATGCAGGCCAAGTAACAATTGCCACCAACATGGCAGGTCGTGGAACTGATATTAAACTGAGTGATGAAGTAAAAGCTGCTGGCGGTTTAGCCATAGTAGGTACTGAGCGTCACGATTCGCGTCGTGTAGACAGACAGTTACGTGGTAGAGCTGGTCGTCAAGGAGATCCGGGAAGCTCACAGTTTTATGTGTCTTTAGAAGATAATTTAATGCGTCTGTTTGGTTCTGAACGAATCGCTAAGATGATGGATAAAATGGGCTTAAAAGAAGGAGAAGTTATTCAGCATGGAATGATTTCTAAATCTATTGAACGTGCTCAGAAAAAAGTAGAAGAAAACCAATTTGGTGTTCGTAAGCGTTTATTAGAGTATGATGATGTAATGAATGCACAGCGTGAAGTTGTTTATAAACGTCGTCGTAATGCTTTAGAAGGTGAACGTTTACGTGTCGATTTAGCTAACATGATATTTGATACCTCTGAAGGTATCGCTATGAATAATAAAGGTGCTAACGATTATAAAAACTTTGAGTTTGAATTAATTCGTTACTTCTCAATGGCCTCTCCTATTTCTGAAGCAGACTTCGGAAAGATGAGCGAACAAGAAATAGCTGGAGTCATTTACAAAGAAGCCTTTAAGCACTATCGTGAAAAAATGCAACGTGCTGCAGATTTAGCATTTCCAGTCATTGAGAATGTATACAACACACAACGTGATAAGTTTAAACGTATCGTTGTACCTTTTACAGATGGTGTTAAAAATCTTCAAGTTGTAACAGACTTAGAAAAAGCTTTTGAAACAAAAGGTAAACAGTTAATTAATGATTTTGAAAAAAATATTACGCTTGCCATTGTAGATGACGCATGGAAAACACATTTGCGTAAAATGGATGAATTAAAGCAGTCTGTACAGTTAGCTGTTCACGAACAAAAAGATCCCTTATTAATTTATAAGTTTGAGTCTTTTGAGCTATTTAAAGCCATGATTGATCAAGTGAATAAAGATGTAATTTCGTTCTTATTTAAAGGTGAAATACCACAGGAAACCGCAAGTAATATTCAAGAAGCAAAACGTCGTAAACAAGAAAAGCTTGAAACGCAGAAAGACGAAATCCCTAATATGGATGAACGTGCTTCTCAAAGCAGACAAGCAGGTGCTAATGCTTCTAGACAGCAACAAGTCGTTGAAACCATTGTTAGAGAACAACCAAAAATTGGTCGTAACGATCGTGTAACTATTAAGCACGTAATGAGTGGCGAAAACAAAACTGTAAAATATAAACAAGCCATTCCTTTAATTGATAAAGGAGAATGGGTTTTGGTGAATGATTAA
- a CDS encoding O-methyltransferase, with the protein MYQVISNIKFLLKSTNQHGVHSPFIYNFVTECLYDKVNYSAYHKIKDYKNILKSSKVLLDITDLGEGSKKLSSKKRHVSKMVRISSSSEKETKLLFRVTQYFNFKSILELGTSLGMGTYAIALANKFSKISSVEGCPNTSDFAKSKFKDLDVNNTTFIKGDFTVIISTLNEHKYDFIFFDGHHNKAATIQYFESLLPKAHNESVFVFDDIYWSQGMTEAWEYIKAHNAVTVTVDCFHLGFVFFRKEQVKEHFKIRL; encoded by the coding sequence ATGTATCAGGTTATATCCAATATAAAATTTTTACTTAAATCTACGAATCAGCACGGAGTGCATTCACCATTCATCTACAATTTTGTAACTGAGTGTTTATATGATAAGGTAAATTATTCGGCCTATCATAAAATTAAAGATTATAAGAATATTCTAAAAAGCTCTAAGGTATTATTAGACATTACAGATCTTGGAGAAGGTTCAAAAAAGCTAAGTTCTAAAAAACGCCATGTCAGCAAAATGGTAAGGATTTCTAGCAGTTCAGAAAAGGAAACAAAACTGCTTTTTAGAGTGACTCAATATTTTAATTTCAAATCCATATTAGAATTAGGAACCTCATTAGGTATGGGTACATATGCTATAGCGTTAGCAAATAAATTTTCAAAAATTTCTAGTGTAGAAGGTTGTCCCAATACATCAGATTTTGCTAAATCAAAATTTAAAGATCTAGACGTTAATAATACAACATTCATTAAAGGAGATTTTACGGTGATTATTTCCACACTTAATGAACATAAATATGATTTCATTTTCTTTGACGGTCATCATAATAAAGCAGCAACTATACAATATTTCGAATCTCTTTTACCTAAAGCACATAATGAATCTGTTTTTGTTTTTGATGATATATATTGGTCTCAAGGCATGACAGAAGCATGGGAGTATATTAAAGCTCACAATGCAGTAACAGTAACTGTAGATTGCTTTCATTTGGGCTTTGTTTTTTTTAGAAAAGAGCAAGTAAAAGAACATTTTAAAATAAGACTGTAA
- a CDS encoding ABC transporter ATP-binding protein, translating to MSGNVIEIRNIIRDFKLGQEIVHVLKGIDLDIKVGEYVAIMGPSGSGKSTLMNLLGCLDTPTAGSYNLNGKDVSQMSDDELAEIRNTEIGFVFQTFNLLPRTTALENVALPMIYAGASKKERQHRASEVLTDVGLADRMDHKPNQLSGGQRQRVAVGRALVNKPSIILADEPTGNLDSKTGTEIMALFDEIHSAGNTVIMVTHEEDIAAHAKRVIRLRDGIIESDTFNS from the coding sequence ATGAGTGGCAACGTCATTGAGATTAGAAACATTATTAGAGATTTTAAATTAGGACAAGAAATTGTTCATGTATTAAAAGGTATAGATTTAGACATAAAAGTCGGTGAGTATGTTGCTATCATGGGACCATCTGGTTCTGGTAAATCTACTCTAATGAACTTACTAGGTTGTTTAGATACACCTACGGCTGGCTCTTACAATTTAAATGGAAAAGACGTGAGTCAAATGAGCGACGACGAATTAGCTGAAATCAGAAACACAGAAATAGGCTTCGTTTTTCAAACCTTTAATTTATTACCTAGAACTACAGCTTTAGAGAATGTAGCATTACCAATGATTTATGCAGGTGCTTCAAAAAAGGAACGTCAACATCGTGCCTCAGAAGTATTAACTGATGTTGGTTTAGCAGATCGTATGGATCATAAACCTAATCAACTTTCTGGTGGGCAAAGACAGCGTGTGGCAGTAGGTCGTGCGTTAGTTAACAAACCATCTATCATTTTAGCAGATGAGCCAACTGGTAACCTAGATTCTAAAACTGGTACGGAAATCATGGCACTCTTCGACGAGATTCATTCAGCTGGTAATACGGTCATTATGGTAACACACGAAGAAGACATCGCAGCGCATGCTAAACGTGTTATTCGTTTACGCGATGGCATTATTGAGAGTGATACTTTTAATAGTTAA
- a CDS encoding ABC-F family ATP-binding cassette domain-containing protein, whose amino-acid sequence MNYLNVENISKSYGELILFKDLSFSIHKDQKIAFVAKNGSGKTSILNILSGKDAPDVGQIVVRKGLRLAFLDQEPDLDPKLSIEETIIASDIPVLTTIEAYENALKNPEDSEAYQLAFEAMDSNNAWEFETQYQQTLSQLKLDDLSLKVSTLSGGQKKRLALAQVLLSKPDILILDEPTNHLDLEMIEWLEDYFAKTQQTLFMVTHDRYFLERVCNEIIELDQGQLYTYKGNYSYYLEKRDARIENEATEVGKAKQLFKKELAWMRRQPKARTTKSKSRIDDFSEIKSKAHKRRNDHQVQLEINMERLGSKIIEFHNVSKAFKDKTILNGFEYTFKKGERIGIIGKNGTGKSTFLNLLTQSIQPDAGKVVIGETVKIGYYTQGGIKAKPNQKVIDVIKEFGDYIPLAKGRQISAQQLLERFLFDRKKQWDFVEKLSGGEQKRLYLCTVLIQNPNVLILDEPTNDLDIVTLNVLEDFLMDFPGVLLVVSHDRYFMDKIVDHMFVFRGQGVVDDFPGNYSDFRAYDNSKSKQIEQPKKTDNTKAVKQNDANKLSYNEQKEYKNIESKIRSLELDKKALEAKFNNPELSQENINKLSDELQIIIDTIEEKEMRWFELSEKLEG is encoded by the coding sequence TTGAATTACCTCAACGTAGAAAATATATCTAAGTCTTATGGAGAGCTTATCCTTTTCAAAGATTTGTCATTTAGTATTCATAAAGACCAAAAAATTGCCTTTGTTGCCAAGAACGGAAGTGGTAAAACTTCGATTCTTAATATCCTCTCTGGTAAAGATGCACCTGATGTTGGCCAAATAGTTGTTAGAAAAGGATTGCGATTAGCTTTCCTTGACCAAGAACCCGATTTAGATCCCAAACTTTCAATTGAAGAGACCATTATAGCATCAGATATTCCGGTACTTACAACTATTGAAGCTTATGAAAATGCATTAAAGAATCCTGAAGACTCAGAAGCTTATCAATTAGCATTTGAAGCTATGGATAGTAATAATGCTTGGGAATTCGAAACGCAATACCAACAAACACTCTCACAACTCAAATTAGATGACTTAAGCTTAAAAGTAAGCACCCTTTCTGGAGGCCAAAAGAAACGATTGGCTTTAGCTCAAGTACTACTGAGTAAACCAGATATTTTAATTTTAGATGAGCCAACCAATCACTTGGATTTAGAAATGATTGAATGGCTAGAAGATTATTTTGCCAAGACTCAGCAAACACTTTTTATGGTGACTCACGATCGCTATTTTTTAGAGCGTGTTTGTAATGAAATTATAGAATTAGACCAAGGTCAACTTTATACTTACAAAGGCAATTATTCCTACTATTTAGAAAAGAGAGATGCAAGAATAGAAAATGAAGCTACCGAAGTTGGTAAAGCAAAACAACTATTTAAAAAAGAATTGGCTTGGATGCGTCGTCAACCTAAAGCCAGAACTACAAAATCTAAAAGTAGAATTGATGATTTTTCTGAAATAAAATCAAAAGCACATAAAAGACGTAATGATCACCAAGTCCAATTAGAAATTAATATGGAGCGTCTTGGCAGTAAGATTATAGAGTTTCATAACGTATCTAAAGCTTTTAAAGACAAAACAATTCTTAATGGTTTTGAATACACCTTCAAAAAAGGAGAACGTATTGGCATCATTGGCAAAAATGGAACAGGAAAGTCTACATTTCTAAACTTATTAACTCAGAGTATACAACCAGATGCTGGTAAGGTTGTTATTGGTGAAACCGTAAAAATAGGTTACTACACACAAGGTGGAATTAAAGCAAAACCCAACCAAAAAGTCATTGATGTAATTAAAGAATTTGGTGATTATATACCTCTTGCTAAAGGGAGACAAATTAGTGCTCAACAATTATTAGAACGCTTTTTATTCGACAGAAAAAAGCAATGGGATTTTGTCGAAAAGTTAAGCGGAGGAGAACAAAAACGATTGTATTTATGTACGGTTTTAATTCAGAATCCTAATGTATTAATCCTAGATGAGCCCACAAATGATTTGGATATTGTAACGCTCAATGTTCTAGAAGACTTTCTTATGGATTTTCCAGGAGTGCTTCTTGTCGTTTCTCACGATCGTTATTTTATGGATAAGATTGTAGATCACATGTTTGTATTTAGAGGACAAGGAGTTGTAGATGATTTTCCAGGAAATTATTCTGATTTTAGAGCTTATGATAATAGCAAGTCAAAGCAAATCGAACAGCCTAAAAAAACAGATAATACTAAAGCAGTAAAACAAAATGATGCTAATAAATTGTCTTATAATGAGCAAAAAGAATACAAAAACATTGAATCCAAAATCCGTTCGTTAGAACTCGATAAAAAAGCATTGGAAGCCAAATTCAATAATCCTGAATTATCTCAAGAAAATATTAATAAGCTTTCTGATGAGCTTCAGATTATTATCGATACTATAGAAGAAAAGGAAATGCGTTGGTTTGAATTATCAGAAAAATTAGAAGGGTAA
- a CDS encoding polysaccharide biosynthesis/export family protein has protein sequence MKSIKLLIIVLSSIIVSSCIPHKDTIYLQNKENSTNDTIPNNLIEIQKPYRIQINDILNVRVKALDQETVEILNPIGEENLNASSAERAYFDGFTVDVHGNIRIPTLGYINVLGFTTEEIEKIVEKKLLDEQFKSTASVFVTVKLAGLRFTANGEVGTPGSTVLFTEKVNIFEAIANVGEIPLTGDKKDVLIIRQYPQGQKIHHLDLTDINVMKSPYYYIQPNDIIYVKPLKQKSIGTGETAVATLSTIATIVSLLTTSVLLFTRL, from the coding sequence ATGAAAAGCATAAAGCTTTTGATTATTGTCCTTAGTTCTATTATAGTCTCATCATGTATTCCACATAAAGACACAATTTATCTTCAGAATAAAGAGAATTCTACAAATGATACGATACCAAATAACCTTATAGAGATTCAGAAACCTTATAGGATTCAAATTAATGATATTCTTAATGTTAGAGTGAAAGCTTTAGATCAAGAGACTGTTGAAATCTTAAACCCTATTGGAGAAGAAAATCTTAATGCAAGTAGTGCTGAACGTGCTTACTTTGATGGATTTACTGTAGATGTGCACGGAAATATTAGAATACCAACACTAGGATACATTAATGTTTTAGGCTTTACAACAGAAGAAATTGAAAAAATTGTGGAGAAAAAATTACTCGATGAACAATTTAAAAGCACTGCAAGTGTTTTTGTTACTGTAAAACTTGCAGGATTACGATTTACAGCCAATGGTGAGGTAGGAACTCCCGGTAGCACAGTATTGTTTACTGAGAAAGTAAATATATTTGAAGCTATTGCTAATGTTGGAGAGATTCCTTTAACTGGAGATAAAAAAGATGTTTTAATTATAAGGCAATATCCACAAGGTCAGAAAATACACCATTTAGATTTGACAGATATAAATGTTATGAAGTCTCCGTATTATTACATTCAGCCAAATGATATTATTTATGTTAAACCATTAAAGCAGAAGTCAATCGGTACTGGTGAAACAGCAGTTGCAACATTGTCTACTATAGCAACAATAGTCTCTCTTTTAACCACATCAGTTTTACTTTTTACACGATTATAA
- a CDS encoding nuclear transport factor 2 family protein: protein MVKKLILVVVFTVLFVNTSKAQNKASLEAINTVWTKFYKAFETLDYTLMADIHAKELIRVSGGKRILDYEAYIKGYEASFKNSKDNGQTSNISLRFFERINNNTTASERGIYKLVRNKGTEKEQAYYGQFHVLFKKIDNDWKIIMDYDSSESGTIGEDDYKKAFAIDDFDNFLN from the coding sequence ATGGTGAAAAAACTAATTTTGGTAGTCGTTTTTACAGTTCTATTTGTAAATACAAGTAAAGCACAAAATAAAGCGTCTTTAGAAGCCATTAATACCGTTTGGACAAAATTTTATAAAGCTTTTGAAACCTTAGATTATACGCTTATGGCAGATATACATGCAAAAGAGTTAATCCGTGTTTCTGGTGGTAAACGGATTTTAGATTATGAAGCCTACATCAAAGGTTATGAAGCTAGTTTTAAGAATTCTAAAGACAATGGCCAAACCAGTAACATTTCTTTACGATTCTTTGAGCGTATTAATAATAATACAACTGCGAGTGAACGTGGTATATATAAATTAGTTAGAAATAAAGGTACTGAAAAAGAGCAAGCCTATTATGGACAGTTTCATGTATTATTTAAAAAAATTGATAATGATTGGAAAATTATTATGGATTACGATTCGTCAGAATCTGGCACAATAGGTGAAGACGATTATAAAAAAGCTTTTGCTATTGATGATTTTGATAATTTCTTAAACTAA
- a CDS encoding T9SS type A sorting domain-containing protein gives MKLKLLLVFTICSMVSIAQTKSNNNSIEDSQNFSSTTNNYSTASLNLNDKYDEAVKFYQTITDDFIYFKTTEMCGEFSVSVYDIYGNLHPVETNKGSINMSELKKGIYIILFTCKKFSIAKSIVVK, from the coding sequence ATGAAATTAAAGTTACTATTAGTATTTACCATTTGTTCTATGGTATCTATTGCACAAACAAAATCGAATAACAACAGTATTGAAGATTCCCAAAATTTTTCTTCAACTACCAACAATTATTCAACTGCAAGTCTAAATCTAAATGACAAATATGATGAAGCAGTAAAATTTTACCAAACTATTACAGATGATTTTATTTATTTTAAAACTACAGAAATGTGTGGTGAATTTTCCGTTTCAGTTTATGATATCTATGGTAATCTGCATCCGGTAGAAACTAATAAAGGCTCTATTAATATGAGTGAATTAAAAAAGGGAATTTATATTATTCTTTTTACCTGTAAAAAGTTTAGCATTGCAAAGAGCATTGTTGTAAAATAA
- a CDS encoding DUF2795 domain-containing protein yields MYWTLELASYLSDAPWPATKDELIDYAIRTGAPLEVVENLQAIEDEGDSYDSIEEIWPDYPTDEDYLWNEDEY; encoded by the coding sequence ATGTATTGGACATTAGAATTAGCATCGTATTTAAGTGATGCACCTTGGCCGGCAACAAAAGATGAACTTATTGACTACGCGATTAGAACAGGAGCTCCTTTAGAAGTTGTTGAAAATTTACAAGCAATAGAAGATGAAGGGGATTCTTACGACTCTATTGAAGAAATTTGGCCAGATTATCCAACTGACGAAGATTACCTCTGGAATGAGGATGAATATTAA
- a CDS encoding GNAT family N-acetyltransferase, with product MKNTFLRIVDLIKKGKLIFMIKGISKRVLSKTEAFGLKRDLDANFKASDAQIDISLRPFRAEDRNYFEADLQNAGLIEKDIQTCYVVTNIDDIPFYRHWLMDATQNKKIKEFWRQLFPTLQEDEALIENVFTIPEYRGKGIMPVALDKMAQQYKGSGIRYLMLFVELNNIPSLKGAHRSGFSPFVLRTEKWFFLKRTIRFQDVSKDVMDMYSKTINS from the coding sequence ATGAAAAACACATTTCTAAGAATTGTTGATTTAATCAAAAAAGGGAAGTTAATCTTTATGATTAAAGGCATATCAAAGCGTGTGCTATCAAAAACTGAAGCTTTTGGTTTAAAGCGCGACTTAGATGCTAATTTTAAGGCTTCAGATGCACAAATTGATATTTCATTACGACCGTTTAGAGCTGAGGACAGGAACTATTTTGAAGCAGATCTACAGAATGCTGGATTAATAGAAAAGGACATCCAAACATGTTATGTAGTTACTAATATTGATGATATACCTTTTTATCGTCATTGGTTAATGGACGCAACTCAGAATAAAAAAATAAAGGAATTTTGGAGACAATTATTTCCAACATTGCAAGAAGATGAAGCACTTATAGAAAATGTATTTACAATTCCAGAATATAGAGGTAAAGGTATAATGCCTGTAGCATTAGACAAAATGGCTCAGCAATACAAAGGTTCAGGTATACGATATCTTATGCTGTTTGTAGAACTAAATAATATTCCTTCACTTAAAGGTGCTCATCGCTCTGGATTTTCACCTTTTGTACTCAGAACGGAAAAATGGTTTTTTCTAAAAAGAACGATAAGGTTTCAAGATGTGTCAAAAGATGTTATGGATATGTATTCTAAAACTATTAATAGTTAG
- a CDS encoding RluA family pseudouridine synthase, which produces MAIPETISSKKSLVFPLTILFEDNYLALIHKPAGILVSGNRFKTIVNALPQNLKPSSLNDATKPQPVHRLDYATTGLLLVGKTSSSIRALNQLFENKSISKTYLAVTIGEMDDEGKIKLAIDGKPSQSYYKVLESVASKRFSKLNLVELDPKTGRRHQLRKHLSSIGNPILGDKDYGITDLILNGKGLYLHAYTLGFVHPITNKKMHILDAIPKRFKKLFPALETN; this is translated from the coding sequence TTGGCAATACCTGAAACTATTAGCTCAAAGAAGTCATTGGTGTTTCCTCTTACTATTTTATTTGAGGATAACTACCTAGCTTTAATACATAAACCTGCTGGTATTTTGGTAAGTGGTAATCGTTTTAAAACTATAGTCAATGCTTTACCTCAAAACCTTAAACCAAGCTCGCTTAATGATGCCACAAAACCACAACCTGTGCATCGTTTAGATTATGCCACTACTGGCCTTTTGTTAGTAGGCAAAACAAGCAGCAGTATAAGAGCCTTAAACCAACTATTTGAAAACAAAAGCATTTCCAAAACTTACTTGGCGGTTACTATTGGTGAAATGGATGATGAAGGCAAAATCAAATTAGCTATTGATGGAAAACCATCGCAATCGTATTATAAAGTGTTAGAGTCAGTTGCTTCAAAACGGTTTAGCAAACTCAACTTAGTAGAATTAGATCCTAAAACTGGGCGACGACATCAATTACGTAAACATCTTTCAAGTATTGGCAACCCAATTCTTGGAGATAAAGACTATGGTATTACTGACTTAATTCTAAATGGTAAAGGCTTATATTTACATGCCTATACGTTAGGCTTCGTGCATCCTATTACAAATAAAAAAATGCATATTTTAGATGCAATTCCTAAACGATTTAAGAAGTTATTTCCTGCTTTAGAAACAAATTAA